The Paenibacillus mucilaginosus 3016 genome includes the window GTATACGGATATGCGTAACCCGGTCCTTCTATCCCTTGGCCGGGGCGGAAGCTTCCGACTTGCTTCGGACATAGGCTTCCAGCTTGAGACGGACATAAGGAGGCAGGCCGGAGAGCATGCAGCCGTACTTGTAGTGATCGCCTTCCGCATGAATGCGGATGATGCGGCCGGTGAGCGGCGGCAGGTCCGCCTCCTGCGGGAAGTGGATGACGACAAACATATCCTGGGCAAGCGGGGAAGCCGAAGTAATGAGCAGGCCGCTTTCCGAAAGGTCGACCAATGTCCCGTCGATCAGCTGGCCGGAGAAGGAGCCTTCCTGCTGCCACTGGTACACCGAGAGATGCAGCTTGATATGAAGCTGTACGCGGGTGCTGCGGCGTCTCTCTTCAGCTGCGGGCTTCGCGGCAGGGGTCTCGGTCCGGACGCCGACCTGCAGGCCCATCCAGTCCTCGTAGCACTGGATGACGGAGGAGAGATCCTCCTCGCTGAGCCCCTTGGCCCGTCCCATCTGGAAAATGCCCGTAGCCGCACGCAGCATCGGGGACGGCAGCTGGAAGCCATTCGCGACATCGCCGGCCAGCAGCAGGTCCTTCAGCATCAGGCCGAGGGAGAACTGGTTGCTGAAGTCTCGGTTTACGACCTTCTGGCCCTTCAGCTCGGCCTGCTTGGAGTTTGCGCTTCCCGCGAGCACGATGCTCAGGAACCGCTCGGGATCGAGTCCGGCCTTGGTGACCAGCGACAGTCCCTCCATCAGCCCGAGCGCATTAATGCCGACCATCGTGTTGTGGGCGAGCTTGGCGTGGGAGCCGGAGCCGGAAGGACCCATATACACGATGCGTGTGCCCAGCGCCTCGAAGACATCGCGGTGCGTCTCCAGGGCTTCCTCTTCCCCGCCGATCATGAACACCAGCGTGCCGTTTTCCGCTCCCGGCTTGCTGCCGGTGACCGGGGCATCGAGGAAGTCGACCGCATGGGCGGCCAGCTCGCCGTGAATCCGCCTGCTGGTCTCGGGAGAGACCGTGGAGCA containing:
- a CDS encoding NAD(P)-binding domain-containing protein, coding for MKTIGFIGLGTMGNPMAVNLLKKGFEVVAYNRTPSKADNLLELGARTVSTPAQAAKDADVVITMLSTDDVVLEHILGAEGIITALRPGQTVIDCSTVSPETSRRIHGELAAHAVDFLDAPVTGSKPGAENGTLVFMIGGEEEALETHRDVFEALGTRIVYMGPSGSGSHAKLAHNTMVGINALGLMEGLSLVTKAGLDPERFLSIVLAGSANSKQAELKGQKVVNRDFSNQFSLGLMLKDLLLAGDVANGFQLPSPMLRAATGIFQMGRAKGLSEEDLSSVIQCYEDWMGLQVGVRTETPAAKPAAEERRRSTRVQLHIKLHLSVYQWQQEGSFSGQLIDGTLVDLSESGLLITSASPLAQDMFVVIHFPQEADLPPLTGRIIRIHAEGDHYKYGCMLSGLPPYVRLKLEAYVRSKSEASAPAKG